The Deltaproteobacteria bacterium genomic sequence GCGCAACCCTTTTCTCTAATAGATGTCGCTGAAATGTTTTTATACTAACCCTTTAGAATCGAATACTAACAATATTTCTGATATCTTGTCACTCTCAAACCTTAATAGCAGTGCGATAGTTAAAAAACCATCCTCTTTCCCATATTGGGATAAATAGGGACAACAGCGACCGTTTAGATTGCTAGCCCCGGTTCAAAACAAAAAAAGCCCGTTGCAGATGGGGCTGCTTCGGGCTTATAGATTCTCTTTCCCCTCTGTTTTTCATAACACCCCTTATCATACAGCTCTTTCCCTCTCACCCCCGTATCAAGTACGGGGCAGGCTCTAACCCTTTTATGCCCTTCGGGTGCTCCCACGAGGGGAGAGGGGATGCAACCCCCCTTTTCTATGGCTTCCCCCTTTGCAAGGCGGGACAATGAGGAAACTCTACCGCAGAGATTGTCATTTTTCAACTTTTTTCTTCAATCCTTTTTTCTTCAATCCGCCGGAGCCTCTCAAAAAAACCGGTTCTTTCCATTTTACAAGAAGGGGCTCACTTGCTAACATTTATCTATAAGATCATCCCTCCCCGGATGGCGTGATGGCAGGGATTACAGGGGGCTTCAGGTGGATAAGGGAGAACGTTTCAACAGCATCAGTCATATAATCGCCGCGGCGGCGGCCCTTGCCGGGGTGATAGTGCTCATCGTCTTTTCGGCTGAAAAGGGAGACCCCTGGAAGTTCATCAGTTTCAGTGTCTACGGCACCACCCTCTTTATACTCTACACCTTCTCCTCCCTCTACCACTCCCTCGGAAAAGGGCAGGCCAAGGCCTTCTTCCGCAGGCTCGACCACTGCGCCATCTACCTCCTCATCGCAGGCACCTACACCCCCTTTACCCTCGTCACCCTCCGGGGCGCATGGGGCTGGTCCATATTCGGCGCCGTATGGGGCCTGGCCCTAGTGGGGATCGTGCTCGAATACCGCCCCGTCGGGGGGAGACGGATACTCCCCGTCGTAATCTACCTCGTCATGGGATGGATTGTCCTCTTTGCGCTACGCCCCCTCCTCGACGCCCTGCCGCTGCCCGGCTTCAGGTGGCTGCTGGCGGGCGGCACCTTCTACACCTCGGGCATCGTCTTCTACGCCTTCGACAAAAAGGTGCGATACTTTCACGGCATCTGGCACCTCTTTGTTCTCGCCGGGAGCATCAGCCACTATATTGCCGTATTGCTCTATGTGCTATGATGGTGAAGGAAAGGAATTTTACAGGGATACATCACATTAAAAATCCCTCAAAAAAAGCCCGTTCCCCGCACTAGCGGGATTCGGGCTTTGCAGTTATTCCCCCTTATCTCCTTCAAACCTTCCCCCATCTTCAAAAATCAAAAGATTGCCTTTTTATATCACACCTCACCCCGGTTTAAAATCAAAAAA encodes the following:
- a CDS encoding hemolysin III family protein, whose product is MDKGERFNSISHIIAAAAALAGVIVLIVFSAEKGDPWKFISFSVYGTTLFILYTFSSLYHSLGKGQAKAFFRRLDHCAIYLLIAGTYTPFTLVTLRGAWGWSIFGAVWGLALVGIVLEYRPVGGRRILPVVIYLVMGWIVLFALRPLLDALPLPGFRWLLAGGTFYTSGIVFYAFDKKVRYFHGIWHLFVLAGSISHYIAVLLYVL